A region from the Rhodamnia argentea isolate NSW1041297 chromosome 7, ASM2092103v1, whole genome shotgun sequence genome encodes:
- the LOC115734613 gene encoding probable pectate lyase 4: protein MTGNIGKGTVQYTVTDPSDDPLRPRPGTLRYGATLVNGKVWITFERDMTITLQKPLLVSSFTAIDGRGANVHVTGGGCLLVYKATDVIIHGLYIHHCRAQPPSQVIGPDSKIIPLGQVDGDAIRLVTASKVWIDHNTLYACQDGLLDVTRGSTLITISNNWFRDQDKVMLLGHDDGYVRDRNMKATIVYNHFGPNCNQRMPRVRHGYAHVANNLYQGWEQYAIGGSSGPSIKSEANLFIAPEGGNKEVTWRLGSSLSKRTWSFYSVRDVFENGASFAKKGRAGGAKPHYDMRQRFRVGDAQSVRSLTSSSGVLKCSRGSRC from the exons ATGACCGGCAACATCGGCAAGGGGACCGTGCAGTACACCGTCACCGACCCGAGCGACGACCCGTTGAGGCCGAGACCCGGGACGCTGAGATATGGAGCCACCTTGGTAAATGGCAAAGTGTGGATCACGTTCGAGAGGGACATGACCATCACGCTCCAGAAACCTCTCCTCGTGAGTAGCTTCACGGCCATCGACGGCCGCGGCGCGAACGTTCACGTCACCGGAGGCGGATGTTTACTGGTCTATAAG GCCACGGATGTGATTATCCACGGTCTATACATCCACCACTGCCGAGCGCAACCACCGAGCCAGGTCATCGGGCCGGACTCCAAAATCATTCCCCTCGGCCAAGTTGACGGCGACGCCATCCGGCTCGTGACGGCGTCGAAGGTGTGGATCGACCACAACACGCTCTATGCATGCCAGGACGGGCTCCTCGACGTCACGCGAGGGTCCACCCTGATTACCATCTCCAACAACTGGTTCAGAGACCAGGACAAGGTCATGCTCCTCGGCCACGACGACGGCTACGTCCGCGACCGCAACATGAAGGCCACCATCGTGTACAACCACTTCGGCCCTAATTGCAACCAGCGGATGCCGAG GGTTCGACACGGATACGCACATGTGGCGAACAACTTGTACCAGGGATGGGAACAGTACGCGATCGGAGGAAGCTCGGGCCCAAGCATCAAGAGCGAAGCCAACCTGTTCATTGCGCCGGAAGGAGGCAACAAGGAG GTTACATGGAGACTAGGAAGCTCCTTGAGCAAAAGAACTTGGAGCTTCTACTCAGTGAGGGATGTGTTTGAAAACGGAGCTTCCTTCGCGAAAAAGGGAAGAGCCGGCGGCGCAAAGCCTCACTACGATATGCGACAGCGCTTTAGAGTCGGCGATGCACAGTCCGTGAGGTCGCTGACCAGCTCGTCGGGCGTTCTCAAGTGCTCTAGGGGATCTCGATGCTGA
- the LOC125316001 gene encoding uncharacterized protein LOC125316001, producing the protein MENTLKPGDVIQCREGLDSSSTRSEHAEIQTSSVWKFSKKNGLGDILLVVDESFSMRPVERTENVGFNFPKIIQELEHKSKLPQSTSGTEISSGPKLNRVKKSGTKVDANSSKVAANAGTEVEDDRLMFVVAESQGSREETTDVSHLSPDKLEDIKRKEVRNDDSDSVAEKSSVKMEVQNVILDVHPHEDNARHSPMEDLTDSGALELRKEPSHDVETEESVKRNDDVDTSRKSSLWENLKSFADGIVNIWKKL; encoded by the exons ATGGAGAACACGCTGAAGCCCGGGGACGTGATCCAGTGTAGAGAGGGCTTGGACTCATCCTCTACAAGAAGCGAACACGCCGAA ATTCAGACAAGTTCAGTTTGGAAGTTCTCAAAAAAGAATGGACTTGGGGACATACTTCTTGTAGTTGATGAG TCATTCAGTATGAGGCCCGTTGAAAGAACTGAGAACGTGGGCTTCAATTTCCC AAAAATTATTCAGGAGCTAGAGCACAAATCCAAGTTACCTCAATCAACTAGCGGAACTGAAATATCATCAGGTCCCAAGCTAAATCGTGTGAAGAAATCCGGGACTAAAGTTGACGCCAACAGCAGCAAAGTGGCTGCGAATGCTGGGACTGAAGTTGAAGATGATAGATTGATGTTTGTTGTTGCTGAGAGTCAGGGTTCAAGAGAAGAAACTACAGATGTTTCTCATCTGAGTCCTGACAAATTAGAGGATATTAAGAGGAAGGAAGTACGGAATGATGATAGCGATAGTGTAGCAGAGAAGAGTAGTGTCAAAATGGAAGTACAGAATGTGATTTTGGATGTTCATCCACATGAAGATAATGCTAGGCATTCTCCCATGGAAGATTTGACTGATTCTGGTGCTCTGGAGCTGCGAAAGGAGCCTTCACATGATGTTGAGACGGAAGAATCTGTTAA AAGGAACGACGATGTGGACACATCGAGAAAATCATCTCTGTGggaaaatcttaaatcttttgcagaTGGTATTGTCAATATATGGAAGAAACTGTAA
- the LOC125316072 gene encoding CDT1-like protein a, chloroplastic isoform X2, translating into MDQKKCETSGMVTSSEESGFALQTPRKTGEPLRRKTEVAENFRYETIVELFDNMTCSLRLLNLCKKSPTFWNVSAQVEVLAKRKFLCSHLAQIKYILPEAIRVEKLLIYDKKTLCMRPDMKITVQLDAIEMRHEQSGFVELRELFMLRLVDYFTDHPEASVVPEAILPGPLHQGNQIIDVQDTLGDSVFHRQSSVAGGVILSEASGLPESFSRHFSQKVVVSENTQLLASPVTFSSSSCTNPTNQELQGRQEGLLNGVCLEPIGEINHNISTEEEASSSCRRSTFIVPSVESPYPCSSVDPITKKSPAVRFSSSSENLTIDTPAQMTPKRSISGCDSNIKSMTSKECQSCWKPAKRSLNFSSPKGERSSIDRSETCKHVHNYSPCSLKLVEEKNLSGFAAVSNQENESGHLSKDQISTKRSLRMCQDLSYLNGIAATVNYVFQSVGCSSITREELVHKIIINNFEVLERKEVEEQVELLEKLFPDWFCRRSTHSGDIVYSIKEGTRLESIMARLISS; encoded by the exons atggatcagaagaaatGCGAGACGAGCGGAATGGTAACGAGCTCGGAAGAATCTGGGTTTGCGTTGCAGACGCCTAGGAAGACCGGCGAGCCTCTGCGAAGAAAGACTGAAGTCGCAGAGAA CTTTAGGTACGAGACAATTGTGGAGCTCTTTGATAACATGACCTGCTCGCTGAGGTTGCTTAATCTGTGTAAGAAGTCTCCCACGTTTTGGAATGTCAGTGCTCAGGTGGAAGTTCTTGCAAAAAG AAAATTTCTATGCAGCCATCTTGCACAGATTAAATACATACTTCCTGAAGCCATACGGGTAGAGAAGCTCCTTATATACGATAAGAAAACCTTATGCATGAGGCCAGATATGAAAATCACAGTGCAACTTGATGCCATAGAGATGCGCCATGAACAATCTGGCTTTGTGGAACTGCGGGAACTTTTCATGTTGAGGCTTGTTGATTATTTTACTGATCATCCGGAG GCTTCTGTTGTTCCAGAGGCCATTTTGCCTGGGCCGTTACACCAAGGCAATCAGATCATCGACGTCCAAGATACTCTTGGAGATTCTGTGTTCCACCGTCAGTCATCAGTTGCTGGTGGTGTAATATTGTCAGAGGCATCTGGTTTACCTGAGTCTTTCAGCAGACACTTTTCTCAGAAGGTTGTTGTATCAGAGAATACTCAACTTTTAGCATCACCAgttaccttttcttcttcctcatgcACCAATCCTACCAATCAGGAATTGCAAGGAAGACAAGAGGGACTCTTAAATGGTGTATGCCTTGAACCTATAGGTGAGATCAACCACAATATCAGTACGGAGGAAGAAGCTTCTTCCAGTTGTCGTAGATCCACCTTCATTGTTCCCTCAGTTGAATCGCCTTATCCTTGCTCATCTGTTGACCCCATCACCAAGAAAAGTCCTGCAGTCAGGTTTTCCTCATCTTCTGAAAATTTAACGATTGACACACCGGCACAGATGACACCAAAGAGATCAATATCTGGTTGTGACAGCAATATTAAATCAATGACTAGCAAAGAATGCCAGTCATGTTGGAAGCCTGCAAAAAGGTCTTTGAACTTCTCTTCCCCGAAAGGTGAGAGAAGTTCCATAGATAGATCAGAGACCTGCAAGCATGTCCATAATTACAGCCCATGCTCTCTGAAACTTGTGGAAGAAAAGAATCTCTCAGGTTTTGCAGCGGTATCAAATCAG GAGAATGAGAGCGGTCATCTTTCCAAGGAccaaatttcgaccaaaagaagTTTAAGAATGTGCCAGGACCTTTCTTACTTGAATGGAATTGCTGCCACAGTAAATTATGTTTTCCAGTCGGTTGGCTGCTCTTCAATCACAAGGGAAGAGCTCGTGCACAAGATAATAATTAATAACTTTGAAGTTCTCGAGAGAA AGGAGGTTGAAGAGCAGGTCGAGCTTCTTGAGAAATTGTTTCCTGATTGGTTCTGCCGCAGATCAACACATAGCGGAGATATTGTGTATAG CATTAAGGAAGGGACAAGGCTGGAGTCAATTATGGCAAGGCTCATTAGTAGTTGA
- the LOC125316072 gene encoding CDT1-like protein a, chloroplastic isoform X3, which translates to MDQKKCETSGMVTSSEESGFALQTPRKTGEPLRRKTEVAEKYETIVELFDNMTCSLRLLNLCKKSPTFWNVSAQVEVLAKRKFLCSHLAQIKYILPEAIRVEKLLIYDKKTLCMRPDMKITVQLDAIEMRHEQSGFVELRELFMLRLVDYFTDHPEASVVPEAILPGPLHQGNQIIDVQDTLGDSVFHRQSSVAGGVILSEASGLPESFSRHFSQKVVVSENTQLLASPVTFSSSSCTNPTNQELQGRQEGLLNGVCLEPIGEINHNISTEEEASSSCRRSTFIVPSVESPYPCSSVDPITKKSPAVRFSSSSENLTIDTPAQMTPKRSISGCDSNIKSMTSKECQSCWKPAKRSLNFSSPKGERSSIDRSETCKHVHNYSPCSLKLVEEKNLSGFAAVSNQSQENESGHLSKDQISTKRSLRMCQDLSYLNGIAATVNYVFQSVGCSSITREELVHKIIINNFEVLERKEVEEQVELLEKLFPDWFCRRSTHSGDIVYSIKEGTRLESIMARLISS; encoded by the exons atggatcagaagaaatGCGAGACGAGCGGAATGGTAACGAGCTCGGAAGAATCTGGGTTTGCGTTGCAGACGCCTAGGAAGACCGGCGAGCCTCTGCGAAGAAAGACTGAAGTCGCAGAGAA GTACGAGACAATTGTGGAGCTCTTTGATAACATGACCTGCTCGCTGAGGTTGCTTAATCTGTGTAAGAAGTCTCCCACGTTTTGGAATGTCAGTGCTCAGGTGGAAGTTCTTGCAAAAAG AAAATTTCTATGCAGCCATCTTGCACAGATTAAATACATACTTCCTGAAGCCATACGGGTAGAGAAGCTCCTTATATACGATAAGAAAACCTTATGCATGAGGCCAGATATGAAAATCACAGTGCAACTTGATGCCATAGAGATGCGCCATGAACAATCTGGCTTTGTGGAACTGCGGGAACTTTTCATGTTGAGGCTTGTTGATTATTTTACTGATCATCCGGAG GCTTCTGTTGTTCCAGAGGCCATTTTGCCTGGGCCGTTACACCAAGGCAATCAGATCATCGACGTCCAAGATACTCTTGGAGATTCTGTGTTCCACCGTCAGTCATCAGTTGCTGGTGGTGTAATATTGTCAGAGGCATCTGGTTTACCTGAGTCTTTCAGCAGACACTTTTCTCAGAAGGTTGTTGTATCAGAGAATACTCAACTTTTAGCATCACCAgttaccttttcttcttcctcatgcACCAATCCTACCAATCAGGAATTGCAAGGAAGACAAGAGGGACTCTTAAATGGTGTATGCCTTGAACCTATAGGTGAGATCAACCACAATATCAGTACGGAGGAAGAAGCTTCTTCCAGTTGTCGTAGATCCACCTTCATTGTTCCCTCAGTTGAATCGCCTTATCCTTGCTCATCTGTTGACCCCATCACCAAGAAAAGTCCTGCAGTCAGGTTTTCCTCATCTTCTGAAAATTTAACGATTGACACACCGGCACAGATGACACCAAAGAGATCAATATCTGGTTGTGACAGCAATATTAAATCAATGACTAGCAAAGAATGCCAGTCATGTTGGAAGCCTGCAAAAAGGTCTTTGAACTTCTCTTCCCCGAAAGGTGAGAGAAGTTCCATAGATAGATCAGAGACCTGCAAGCATGTCCATAATTACAGCCCATGCTCTCTGAAACTTGTGGAAGAAAAGAATCTCTCAGGTTTTGCAGCGGTATCAAATCAG TCACAGGAGAATGAGAGCGGTCATCTTTCCAAGGAccaaatttcgaccaaaagaagTTTAAGAATGTGCCAGGACCTTTCTTACTTGAATGGAATTGCTGCCACAGTAAATTATGTTTTCCAGTCGGTTGGCTGCTCTTCAATCACAAGGGAAGAGCTCGTGCACAAGATAATAATTAATAACTTTGAAGTTCTCGAGAGAA AGGAGGTTGAAGAGCAGGTCGAGCTTCTTGAGAAATTGTTTCCTGATTGGTTCTGCCGCAGATCAACACATAGCGGAGATATTGTGTATAG CATTAAGGAAGGGACAAGGCTGGAGTCAATTATGGCAAGGCTCATTAGTAGTTGA
- the LOC125316072 gene encoding CDT1-like protein a, chloroplastic isoform X1: MDQKKCETSGMVTSSEESGFALQTPRKTGEPLRRKTEVAENFRYETIVELFDNMTCSLRLLNLCKKSPTFWNVSAQVEVLAKRKFLCSHLAQIKYILPEAIRVEKLLIYDKKTLCMRPDMKITVQLDAIEMRHEQSGFVELRELFMLRLVDYFTDHPEASVVPEAILPGPLHQGNQIIDVQDTLGDSVFHRQSSVAGGVILSEASGLPESFSRHFSQKVVVSENTQLLASPVTFSSSSCTNPTNQELQGRQEGLLNGVCLEPIGEINHNISTEEEASSSCRRSTFIVPSVESPYPCSSVDPITKKSPAVRFSSSSENLTIDTPAQMTPKRSISGCDSNIKSMTSKECQSCWKPAKRSLNFSSPKGERSSIDRSETCKHVHNYSPCSLKLVEEKNLSGFAAVSNQSQENESGHLSKDQISTKRSLRMCQDLSYLNGIAATVNYVFQSVGCSSITREELVHKIIINNFEVLERKEVEEQVELLEKLFPDWFCRRSTHSGDIVYSIKEGTRLESIMARLISS, translated from the exons atggatcagaagaaatGCGAGACGAGCGGAATGGTAACGAGCTCGGAAGAATCTGGGTTTGCGTTGCAGACGCCTAGGAAGACCGGCGAGCCTCTGCGAAGAAAGACTGAAGTCGCAGAGAA CTTTAGGTACGAGACAATTGTGGAGCTCTTTGATAACATGACCTGCTCGCTGAGGTTGCTTAATCTGTGTAAGAAGTCTCCCACGTTTTGGAATGTCAGTGCTCAGGTGGAAGTTCTTGCAAAAAG AAAATTTCTATGCAGCCATCTTGCACAGATTAAATACATACTTCCTGAAGCCATACGGGTAGAGAAGCTCCTTATATACGATAAGAAAACCTTATGCATGAGGCCAGATATGAAAATCACAGTGCAACTTGATGCCATAGAGATGCGCCATGAACAATCTGGCTTTGTGGAACTGCGGGAACTTTTCATGTTGAGGCTTGTTGATTATTTTACTGATCATCCGGAG GCTTCTGTTGTTCCAGAGGCCATTTTGCCTGGGCCGTTACACCAAGGCAATCAGATCATCGACGTCCAAGATACTCTTGGAGATTCTGTGTTCCACCGTCAGTCATCAGTTGCTGGTGGTGTAATATTGTCAGAGGCATCTGGTTTACCTGAGTCTTTCAGCAGACACTTTTCTCAGAAGGTTGTTGTATCAGAGAATACTCAACTTTTAGCATCACCAgttaccttttcttcttcctcatgcACCAATCCTACCAATCAGGAATTGCAAGGAAGACAAGAGGGACTCTTAAATGGTGTATGCCTTGAACCTATAGGTGAGATCAACCACAATATCAGTACGGAGGAAGAAGCTTCTTCCAGTTGTCGTAGATCCACCTTCATTGTTCCCTCAGTTGAATCGCCTTATCCTTGCTCATCTGTTGACCCCATCACCAAGAAAAGTCCTGCAGTCAGGTTTTCCTCATCTTCTGAAAATTTAACGATTGACACACCGGCACAGATGACACCAAAGAGATCAATATCTGGTTGTGACAGCAATATTAAATCAATGACTAGCAAAGAATGCCAGTCATGTTGGAAGCCTGCAAAAAGGTCTTTGAACTTCTCTTCCCCGAAAGGTGAGAGAAGTTCCATAGATAGATCAGAGACCTGCAAGCATGTCCATAATTACAGCCCATGCTCTCTGAAACTTGTGGAAGAAAAGAATCTCTCAGGTTTTGCAGCGGTATCAAATCAG TCACAGGAGAATGAGAGCGGTCATCTTTCCAAGGAccaaatttcgaccaaaagaagTTTAAGAATGTGCCAGGACCTTTCTTACTTGAATGGAATTGCTGCCACAGTAAATTATGTTTTCCAGTCGGTTGGCTGCTCTTCAATCACAAGGGAAGAGCTCGTGCACAAGATAATAATTAATAACTTTGAAGTTCTCGAGAGAA AGGAGGTTGAAGAGCAGGTCGAGCTTCTTGAGAAATTGTTTCCTGATTGGTTCTGCCGCAGATCAACACATAGCGGAGATATTGTGTATAG CATTAAGGAAGGGACAAGGCTGGAGTCAATTATGGCAAGGCTCATTAGTAGTTGA
- the LOC115734801 gene encoding uncharacterized protein LOC115734801 isoform X1 — MFAASVKKLTKLQDMGCLVSTPEDNGGKRRTPQDIGEVSVYVPGLRIPKPVDFSHSLGSILSRNLVQLLTALRTRIAVLAGEGAPTVKRLTRKRATQHGGSTLTDLQQALEDYLPVLLGLVKEGNHLMHEVHFVWVNQEDEAEETTISNAWYEVLSVLHMMAMALLLQANIMLLPKTSADGIQSKVAEECRRASVDVFLKAAGFLDYAVRHVLPQFPAELRRELPVDLQEGVLQALCLQALGQAADIQLGMAIDSSKATLAVKRRLACEMVKYWQQAQEHLVNFPLMNGWGEKHRQYVKWKYVEAKAAAYYFHGLILNEGKSHGMAAAALQVAVESLEESKKLSEAFDATPPLSRNPPLWGATKYISEKIPKDASVKVRINRDLYSQDNRTAEGAPTLPDFALALKPDEYQLPSVHSCWNEEKTGRSRLEANQPKGTR, encoded by the exons ATGTTCGCTGCTTCGGTAAAAAA ATTAACCAAGCTTCAAGATATGGGATGCTTGGTGTCAACACCGGAGGATAATGGCGGTAAGAGAAGGACGCCACAAGACATTGGAGAGGTCTCCGTCTACGTTCCGGGTCTCCGGATTCCTAAACCAGTTGATTTTTCTCACTCACTGGGTAGCATTTTATCGAGGAATTTGGTGCAACTCCTGACTGCCCTTAGGACCCGTATAGCCGTGCTGGCCGGTGAAGGAGCCCCTACAGTCAAGAGATTGACGAGAAAAAGAGCCACTCAGCATG GCGGCTCAACTTTGACTGATCTGCAGCAGGCTCTGGAAGATTACTTGCCTGTACTATTGGGATTGGTCAAAGAAG GAAACCATCTGATGCACGAAGTACACTTTGTTTGGGTTAATCAGGAGGATGAAGCTGAG GAAACCACAATATCTAATGCTTGGTACGAGGTATTGTCAGTTTTGCATATGATGGCAATGGCATTGCTGTTGCAAGCTAACATAATGCTCCTTCCAAAGACATCAGCCGATGGCATTCAGTCAAAAGTCGCAGAAG AATGTAGGAGAGCATCTGTTGATGTTTTCCTAAAAGCAGCTGGGTTCTTGGACTATGCAGTTCGGCACGTTCTTCCACAATTCCCTGCTGAACTCAG GAGAGAGTTACCTGTAGACCTTCAAGAGGGAGTTCTTCAAGCACTTTGCCTCCAAGCACTGGGGCAG GCTGCTGATATTCAACTTGGGATGGCTATAGACAGCTCCAAAGCTACTCTGGCGGTGAAGCGTAGGCTCGCCTGCGAGATGGTAAAATACTGGCAGCAG GCTCAAGAGCATCTTGTGAACTTTCCATTAATGAATGGCTGGGGAGAAAAGCACCGTCAATATGTTAAATGGAAGTACGTTGAAGCAAAG GCCGCAGCGTATTATTTCCATGGTCTGATACTCAATGAGGGGAAGTCCCATGGAATGGCAGCAGCTGCTTTGCAGGTAGCGGTTGAGTCTCTCGAAGAAAGTAAGAAGCTCTCTGAGGCATTCGACGCAACACCTCCTCTGTCAAG AAACCCACCGCTTTGGGGAGCCACAAAGTATATCTCCGAGAAAATTCCGAAAGATGCTTCCGTCAAAGTGCGGATAAACAGAGACTTGTACTCCCAAGATAA CAGGACCGCAGAGGGCGCACCGACCCTGCCCGATTTTGCTTTGGCCTTAAAACCCGATGAATACCAACTCCCTTCAGTGCATAGCTGTTGGAATGAGGAGAAGACAGGCAGAAGCAGGCTGGAGGCCAACCAGCCAAAGGGCACAAGATGA
- the LOC115734801 gene encoding uncharacterized protein LOC115734801 isoform X2 encodes MFAASVKKLTKLQDMGCLVSTPEDNGGKRRTPQDIGEVSVYVPGLRIPKPVDFSHSLGSILSRNLVQLLTALRTRIAVLAGEGAPTVKRLTRKRATQHGGSTLTDLQQALEDYLPVLLGLVKEGNHLMHEVHFVWVNQEDEAEETTISNAWYEVLSVLHMMAMALLLQANIMLLPKTSADGIQSKVAEECRRASVDVFLKAAGFLDYAVRHVLPQFPAELRRELPVDLQEGVLQALCLQALGQAADIQLGMAIDSSKATLAVKRRLACEMVKYWQQAQEHLVNFPLMNGWGEKHRQYVKWKYVEAKAAAYYFHGLILNEGKSHGMAAAALQVAVESLEESKKLSEAFDATPPLSRNPPLWGATKYISEKIPKDASVKVRINRDLYSQDKTAEGAPTLPDFALALKPDEYQLPSVHSCWNEEKTGRSRLEANQPKGTR; translated from the exons ATGTTCGCTGCTTCGGTAAAAAA ATTAACCAAGCTTCAAGATATGGGATGCTTGGTGTCAACACCGGAGGATAATGGCGGTAAGAGAAGGACGCCACAAGACATTGGAGAGGTCTCCGTCTACGTTCCGGGTCTCCGGATTCCTAAACCAGTTGATTTTTCTCACTCACTGGGTAGCATTTTATCGAGGAATTTGGTGCAACTCCTGACTGCCCTTAGGACCCGTATAGCCGTGCTGGCCGGTGAAGGAGCCCCTACAGTCAAGAGATTGACGAGAAAAAGAGCCACTCAGCATG GCGGCTCAACTTTGACTGATCTGCAGCAGGCTCTGGAAGATTACTTGCCTGTACTATTGGGATTGGTCAAAGAAG GAAACCATCTGATGCACGAAGTACACTTTGTTTGGGTTAATCAGGAGGATGAAGCTGAG GAAACCACAATATCTAATGCTTGGTACGAGGTATTGTCAGTTTTGCATATGATGGCAATGGCATTGCTGTTGCAAGCTAACATAATGCTCCTTCCAAAGACATCAGCCGATGGCATTCAGTCAAAAGTCGCAGAAG AATGTAGGAGAGCATCTGTTGATGTTTTCCTAAAAGCAGCTGGGTTCTTGGACTATGCAGTTCGGCACGTTCTTCCACAATTCCCTGCTGAACTCAG GAGAGAGTTACCTGTAGACCTTCAAGAGGGAGTTCTTCAAGCACTTTGCCTCCAAGCACTGGGGCAG GCTGCTGATATTCAACTTGGGATGGCTATAGACAGCTCCAAAGCTACTCTGGCGGTGAAGCGTAGGCTCGCCTGCGAGATGGTAAAATACTGGCAGCAG GCTCAAGAGCATCTTGTGAACTTTCCATTAATGAATGGCTGGGGAGAAAAGCACCGTCAATATGTTAAATGGAAGTACGTTGAAGCAAAG GCCGCAGCGTATTATTTCCATGGTCTGATACTCAATGAGGGGAAGTCCCATGGAATGGCAGCAGCTGCTTTGCAGGTAGCGGTTGAGTCTCTCGAAGAAAGTAAGAAGCTCTCTGAGGCATTCGACGCAACACCTCCTCTGTCAAG AAACCCACCGCTTTGGGGAGCCACAAAGTATATCTCCGAGAAAATTCCGAAAGATGCTTCCGTCAAAGTGCGGATAAACAGAGACTTGTACTCCCAAGATAA GACCGCAGAGGGCGCACCGACCCTGCCCGATTTTGCTTTGGCCTTAAAACCCGATGAATACCAACTCCCTTCAGTGCATAGCTGTTGGAATGAGGAGAAGACAGGCAGAAGCAGGCTGGAGGCCAACCAGCCAAAGGGCACAAGATGA
- the LOC115734801 gene encoding uncharacterized protein LOC115734801 isoform X3 has product MGCLVSTPEDNGGKRRTPQDIGEVSVYVPGLRIPKPVDFSHSLGSILSRNLVQLLTALRTRIAVLAGEGAPTVKRLTRKRATQHGGSTLTDLQQALEDYLPVLLGLVKEGNHLMHEVHFVWVNQEDEAEETTISNAWYEVLSVLHMMAMALLLQANIMLLPKTSADGIQSKVAEECRRASVDVFLKAAGFLDYAVRHVLPQFPAELRRELPVDLQEGVLQALCLQALGQAADIQLGMAIDSSKATLAVKRRLACEMVKYWQQAQEHLVNFPLMNGWGEKHRQYVKWKYVEAKAAAYYFHGLILNEGKSHGMAAAALQVAVESLEESKKLSEAFDATPPLSRNPPLWGATKYISEKIPKDASVKVRINRDLYSQDNRTAEGAPTLPDFALALKPDEYQLPSVHSCWNEEKTGRSRLEANQPKGTR; this is encoded by the exons ATGGGATGCTTGGTGTCAACACCGGAGGATAATGGCGGTAAGAGAAGGACGCCACAAGACATTGGAGAGGTCTCCGTCTACGTTCCGGGTCTCCGGATTCCTAAACCAGTTGATTTTTCTCACTCACTGGGTAGCATTTTATCGAGGAATTTGGTGCAACTCCTGACTGCCCTTAGGACCCGTATAGCCGTGCTGGCCGGTGAAGGAGCCCCTACAGTCAAGAGATTGACGAGAAAAAGAGCCACTCAGCATG GCGGCTCAACTTTGACTGATCTGCAGCAGGCTCTGGAAGATTACTTGCCTGTACTATTGGGATTGGTCAAAGAAG GAAACCATCTGATGCACGAAGTACACTTTGTTTGGGTTAATCAGGAGGATGAAGCTGAG GAAACCACAATATCTAATGCTTGGTACGAGGTATTGTCAGTTTTGCATATGATGGCAATGGCATTGCTGTTGCAAGCTAACATAATGCTCCTTCCAAAGACATCAGCCGATGGCATTCAGTCAAAAGTCGCAGAAG AATGTAGGAGAGCATCTGTTGATGTTTTCCTAAAAGCAGCTGGGTTCTTGGACTATGCAGTTCGGCACGTTCTTCCACAATTCCCTGCTGAACTCAG GAGAGAGTTACCTGTAGACCTTCAAGAGGGAGTTCTTCAAGCACTTTGCCTCCAAGCACTGGGGCAG GCTGCTGATATTCAACTTGGGATGGCTATAGACAGCTCCAAAGCTACTCTGGCGGTGAAGCGTAGGCTCGCCTGCGAGATGGTAAAATACTGGCAGCAG GCTCAAGAGCATCTTGTGAACTTTCCATTAATGAATGGCTGGGGAGAAAAGCACCGTCAATATGTTAAATGGAAGTACGTTGAAGCAAAG GCCGCAGCGTATTATTTCCATGGTCTGATACTCAATGAGGGGAAGTCCCATGGAATGGCAGCAGCTGCTTTGCAGGTAGCGGTTGAGTCTCTCGAAGAAAGTAAGAAGCTCTCTGAGGCATTCGACGCAACACCTCCTCTGTCAAG AAACCCACCGCTTTGGGGAGCCACAAAGTATATCTCCGAGAAAATTCCGAAAGATGCTTCCGTCAAAGTGCGGATAAACAGAGACTTGTACTCCCAAGATAA CAGGACCGCAGAGGGCGCACCGACCCTGCCCGATTTTGCTTTGGCCTTAAAACCCGATGAATACCAACTCCCTTCAGTGCATAGCTGTTGGAATGAGGAGAAGACAGGCAGAAGCAGGCTGGAGGCCAACCAGCCAAAGGGCACAAGATGA